The following proteins are encoded in a genomic region of Micromonospora olivasterospora:
- a CDS encoding ABC transporter substrate-binding protein, which produces MLQFARRYSAVARIAVGLTAALSLAVGLSACTPATDATPTAGVDATAGFPRSITHDKGTTEIKTKPQRIVALDNSLVEAVVLLERPLVGGIASYRNQKTFPEYLGDAVKDTKDIGPLDNPNLELIASLKPDLIVSATVRHDVLYDKLSKIAPTVFVKTTGPIWKDNITLLGKALGEEAKAASKLAEYEARAKQIGAAINAKAGEPTVSVVRFVDGPTRLMAHASFIGIVLNDAGLKRPASQDKDTFAEEISEEQIELADADHVFVTVYAGGSDRKAKFQANPLWQRLKAVQAGRVYEVKDELWMTSVSAQGAHFVLDDLAKAFGVDAAK; this is translated from the coding sequence ATGCTGCAGTTCGCGCGCCGCTACTCGGCGGTCGCCAGGATCGCGGTCGGCTTGACAGCAGCGCTGAGCTTGGCTGTCGGGCTGTCGGCCTGCACCCCGGCTACGGACGCCACCCCAACCGCGGGCGTTGATGCTACGGCGGGCTTCCCCCGTAGCATCACCCACGACAAGGGCACCACCGAGATCAAGACGAAGCCGCAGCGGATCGTCGCTCTCGACAACAGCCTCGTCGAGGCCGTCGTGCTCCTGGAACGTCCGCTGGTCGGCGGCATCGCCAGCTACCGCAACCAGAAGACCTTCCCCGAGTACCTCGGCGACGCCGTCAAGGACACCAAGGACATCGGTCCGCTGGACAACCCGAACCTCGAACTCATCGCCTCACTCAAGCCGGACCTGATCGTCTCGGCCACCGTGCGGCACGACGTCCTCTACGACAAGCTTTCCAAGATCGCGCCGACCGTGTTCGTGAAGACCACCGGCCCGATCTGGAAGGACAACATCACCCTCCTCGGCAAGGCCCTTGGGGAGGAAGCGAAAGCAGCCAGCAAGCTCGCCGAGTATGAGGCCCGCGCGAAGCAGATCGGCGCCGCCATCAACGCGAAGGCGGGCGAGCCGACAGTGTCGGTCGTGCGGTTCGTCGACGGCCCCACCCGCCTGATGGCGCACGCGTCGTTCATCGGCATCGTCCTCAACGACGCCGGCCTCAAGCGCCCGGCGTCGCAGGACAAGGACACCTTCGCCGAGGAGATCAGCGAGGAGCAGATCGAGCTGGCCGACGCCGACCACGTCTTCGTGACCGTCTACGCCGGCGGCTCCGACCGCAAGGCCAAGTTCCAGGCCAACCCGCTGTGGCAGCGGCTCAAGGCCGTCCAAGCCGGACGGGTGTACGAGGTCAAGGACGAGTTGTGGATGACCTCGGTGTCGGCGCAGGGGGCGCACTTCGTGCTCGACGACCTCGCCAAGGCCTTCGGAGTCGACGCGGCGAAGTAA
- a CDS encoding ABC transporter ATP-binding protein — protein sequence MTAVRGSHLRLAYGDHIVADGLDLDMPAGRVSVLVGPNACGKSTALRALARLLVPTRGAVYLGEDPIGDLAGRELARRLALLPQAPIAPDGITVRDLVARGRTPHQRWWRQWSRADEDVVDDALRATGAMELADRVLDELSGGQRQRVWIAMALAQDTPVLLLDEPTTYLDLAYQVDVLELVRELNDRRGTTVVMVLHDLNQACRYADHLVAMRDGAVVAAGPPAEAVTPALVREVFGLDCRIITCPVAGTPIVIPEGRRVRA from the coding sequence ATGACGGCGGTGCGAGGCAGTCATTTGCGCCTGGCCTACGGCGACCACATCGTGGCCGATGGCCTCGATCTGGACATGCCGGCGGGCCGCGTCAGCGTTTTGGTCGGCCCTAACGCGTGCGGCAAGTCCACCGCGCTGCGGGCCTTGGCCCGGCTGTTGGTTCCCACTCGCGGAGCGGTCTACCTGGGCGAGGATCCGATCGGCGACCTTGCCGGGCGGGAGCTGGCCCGCCGGCTCGCGCTGCTGCCCCAGGCGCCGATCGCTCCGGACGGCATCACCGTTCGGGACCTGGTGGCTCGGGGCCGCACGCCGCATCAACGGTGGTGGCGGCAGTGGTCGCGGGCCGACGAGGATGTCGTTGACGATGCGTTGCGGGCCACCGGTGCGATGGAGCTGGCCGACCGGGTACTCGACGAGCTGTCCGGTGGGCAGCGGCAACGGGTGTGGATCGCGATGGCGCTGGCCCAGGACACCCCGGTGCTGCTGCTGGACGAGCCGACAACCTACCTCGATCTGGCTTATCAGGTCGATGTCCTGGAGCTGGTCCGGGAGCTGAACGACCGGAGGGGCACCACCGTGGTGATGGTCTTGCATGACCTCAACCAGGCCTGCCGGTACGCCGACCATCTGGTCGCGATGCGCGATGGCGCCGTCGTCGCCGCCGGGCCCCCGGCGGAGGCGGTAACCCCGGCGCTGGTCCGGGAGGTGTTCGGCCTGGATTGTCGCATCATCACGTGCCCGGTAGCCGGCACGCCGATCGTCATACCGGAAGGACGCCGGGTCAGGGCGTGA
- a CDS encoding FecCD family ABC transporter permease, with product MTGLRLRDVPVARRPARPGRLYRSAGRIGWQFGPVGGVLRPRVWAVLAAVLAVVAGGVVASLSLGEFPIPVRDVVAALTGAGSADAALIVVELRLPRALTGLLVGCAFGLAGALFQALTRNPLASPDLIGVSAGASAGGVGAILLGGVAAAGAGSYAVVPVGALLGALAAAGFIYVMAFRAGTITGYRFVLVGLGVHGALQALTAWLLARADIDQASRAMVWLTGSLNGRGFEHAGWVGLALLVLVPVMVGLIRPYQLAQYDDDTARVLGLPVDRARMVLLVAGVGLAAVATAAAGPVAFVALAAPQIARRLTGSASLPILTSGCVGAALLLGADLLARLVFAPIELPVGVVTGTVGAPYLMWLLARAHRAGTGG from the coding sequence GTGACTGGTCTTCGTTTGCGTGACGTGCCGGTCGCGCGGCGGCCTGCCCGGCCGGGCCGGCTGTATCGGTCCGCTGGGCGGATCGGGTGGCAGTTCGGTCCGGTCGGCGGCGTGCTGCGGCCCCGGGTGTGGGCGGTGTTGGCCGCAGTTCTGGCCGTTGTTGCTGGCGGCGTCGTGGCCTCGCTGTCGCTGGGCGAGTTTCCGATCCCGGTACGCGATGTCGTGGCTGCCCTGACTGGTGCCGGTAGTGCGGACGCCGCGCTGATCGTGGTGGAGCTGCGGCTGCCGCGGGCGCTCACCGGTCTGCTGGTCGGCTGCGCGTTCGGTCTGGCCGGGGCGCTGTTTCAGGCGCTGACCCGTAACCCGTTGGCGAGCCCAGATCTGATCGGTGTGTCGGCGGGGGCCAGTGCGGGTGGGGTCGGTGCGATCTTGCTGGGTGGCGTCGCGGCAGCGGGGGCCGGTTCGTATGCGGTGGTGCCGGTGGGGGCGCTGTTGGGGGCACTGGCCGCAGCCGGGTTCATCTACGTGATGGCGTTCCGGGCGGGCACGATCACGGGGTACCGGTTCGTGCTGGTCGGTCTGGGTGTGCACGGCGCGCTCCAGGCGCTGACCGCATGGCTGCTGGCACGGGCCGACATCGATCAGGCGTCGCGGGCGATGGTGTGGTTGACCGGCAGCCTCAACGGGCGCGGGTTCGAGCACGCCGGGTGGGTGGGCCTCGCGCTGCTGGTTCTGGTGCCTGTCATGGTCGGGTTGATCCGGCCGTACCAGTTGGCGCAGTACGACGACGACACCGCGCGAGTGTTGGGGCTGCCGGTCGACCGGGCGCGGATGGTGCTGCTCGTGGCCGGGGTGGGGCTGGCGGCGGTGGCCACGGCGGCGGCAGGACCGGTGGCGTTCGTGGCGCTGGCCGCGCCGCAGATCGCCCGGCGGCTGACCGGAAGCGCGAGCCTGCCGATCCTCACCAGCGGCTGCGTCGGCGCCGCGCTCCTGCTGGGCGCGGACCTGCTCGCCCGGCTGGTGTTCGCGCCGATCGAGCTGCCGGTCGGTGTCGTCACTGGGACCGTTGGCGCGCCGTATCTGATGTGGTTGCTAGCTCGGGCGCACCGGGCCGGAACGGGAGGCTGA
- a CDS encoding FecCD family ABC transporter permease, whose translation MLLAAVVAAFLSVTVGSKSVPMADVFAALRGGRSGDALVVSALRFPRTLLGLLVGLALGLAGALAQELTRNPLADPGLLGISAGAAVAVAAGIGVFGFTSPYEYVWFAFAGAACAGALVYVIGGAGRGSARSGGASPVKLALAGAAVTALLGSFTYALVLLDVRTLDEYRFWAVGSLAGRDAALAGQLSPFVLVGGVLAVALVPRLNALALGDDVASGLGVQVGTTRLLGAASVILLTGAAVAAAGPVTFVGLVVPHVVRAFTGPDLRWLLPCSALGGAVLLLSADTLGRILDHPGEVQAGVVTALVGAPFLIVLVKRGVLREHTR comes from the coding sequence CTGCTGTTGGCCGCTGTGGTTGCGGCATTTCTCAGCGTGACGGTCGGCTCGAAGAGCGTGCCGATGGCTGATGTGTTCGCGGCGCTGCGTGGGGGCCGTTCGGGCGACGCGCTGGTGGTCTCGGCACTGCGCTTCCCCCGGACGTTGCTGGGTCTGCTGGTCGGGTTGGCGTTGGGACTGGCCGGGGCACTCGCGCAGGAGTTGACCCGAAATCCGTTGGCCGATCCGGGCTTGCTGGGTATCTCGGCCGGGGCGGCAGTGGCGGTGGCGGCAGGCATCGGAGTGTTTGGGTTCACGTCGCCGTACGAGTACGTGTGGTTCGCCTTCGCCGGTGCGGCCTGCGCCGGAGCTTTGGTCTACGTGATCGGCGGGGCGGGGCGGGGCTCGGCGCGCAGCGGTGGCGCGTCGCCGGTGAAACTCGCGCTGGCGGGGGCTGCGGTCACGGCTCTGCTCGGCAGTTTCACCTACGCGTTGGTGCTGCTCGATGTGCGTACCTTGGACGAGTACCGGTTCTGGGCGGTGGGATCTCTGGCTGGCCGTGACGCCGCGCTCGCCGGCCAGTTGAGTCCGTTCGTCCTTGTCGGTGGGGTCTTGGCGGTGGCGCTCGTCCCGCGGCTCAATGCTTTGGCGCTCGGTGATGACGTGGCCAGCGGGCTTGGCGTCCAGGTCGGTACGACGCGGCTGCTGGGTGCTGCCTCGGTCATCTTGTTGACCGGTGCGGCGGTGGCGGCGGCCGGGCCGGTGACATTTGTGGGCCTGGTGGTTCCGCATGTGGTGCGGGCGTTCACCGGTCCTGATTTGCGGTGGCTGCTGCCGTGTTCGGCGCTTGGCGGTGCGGTGCTGCTGCTGTCTGCCGATACGTTGGGGCGGATTCTGGACCATCCCGGTGAGGTTCAGGCGGGTGTCGTGACCGCCCTCGTCGGGGCGCCGTTCCTTATCGTGCTGGTCAAGCGCGGCGTACTGCGCGAGCACACCCGGTGA
- a CDS encoding acetyl/propionyl/methylcrotonyl-CoA carboxylase subunit alpha yields the protein MKKVLIANRGEIAVRIARACKDTGVGSVAVYADPDRDALHVKVADEAYAIGGATPAESYLVQDKLLDVARKAGADAVHPGYGFLAENASFARAVIDAGLTWIGPSPEAIDALGDKVKARHIAARANAPLVPGTPDPVADAEEVVAFAKDHGLPVAIKAAYGGGGRGLKVARTLEEIPALFESATREAVAAFGRGECFVERYLDKPRHVETQCLADTHGNVVVVSTRDCSLQRRHQKLVEEAPAPFLTDEQNAELVRASKAILKEAGYHGAGTCEFLIGQDSTISFLEVNTRLQVEHPVTEEVTGIDLVREQFRIANGEPLGYDDPTPTRHSIEFRINGEDAGRGFLPAPGFITQFRPPSGPGVRFDSGIEAGHIVGGAFDSMLAKLIVTGRNRNEALERSRRALAEFVVDGIPTVIPFHRAVITDEAFAPTDPAQPFSVHTRWIETEWHNTVEPYSGSVAEAKHNDGERQTIVIEVDGKRIEVALPGDLALGGGTAKKKAPKRSSSSKRSAAVSGDALTAPMQGTIVKIAVKEGQTVEVGELVAVLEAMKMEQPINAHKSGTITGIAAAVGDTVPHGAVIVEIKETGI from the coding sequence CTGAAGAAGGTGTTGATTGCAAACCGGGGCGAGATCGCCGTTCGCATCGCCCGTGCGTGCAAGGACACCGGTGTCGGTTCAGTCGCCGTCTATGCAGATCCTGACCGTGACGCGTTGCACGTCAAGGTCGCCGACGAGGCCTACGCCATCGGCGGAGCGACTCCCGCAGAGTCCTATCTTGTGCAGGACAAGCTGCTCGACGTCGCCCGGAAGGCGGGCGCGGACGCGGTCCACCCGGGCTACGGGTTCCTCGCGGAGAACGCCTCGTTCGCCAGGGCTGTCATCGACGCCGGGCTCACCTGGATCGGTCCCTCCCCGGAGGCCATCGACGCGTTGGGCGACAAGGTTAAGGCGCGGCACATCGCGGCCCGCGCCAACGCTCCCCTCGTGCCCGGCACGCCCGACCCGGTCGCCGACGCCGAGGAGGTCGTAGCCTTCGCCAAGGATCACGGCCTGCCCGTCGCCATCAAGGCCGCCTACGGCGGGGGTGGGCGCGGTCTGAAGGTCGCGCGCACCCTGGAGGAGATCCCGGCGCTGTTCGAGTCTGCTACGCGCGAGGCGGTGGCGGCGTTCGGACGTGGTGAGTGTTTCGTCGAGCGATACCTGGACAAGCCCCGCCACGTCGAGACCCAGTGCCTCGCCGACACCCACGGCAACGTCGTGGTCGTCTCCACCCGCGACTGCTCGCTGCAGCGCCGCCACCAGAAGCTCGTCGAGGAGGCGCCCGCCCCGTTCCTGACCGACGAGCAGAACGCCGAGCTGGTCCGCGCATCCAAGGCCATCCTGAAGGAGGCCGGCTACCACGGGGCCGGGACGTGCGAGTTCCTCATCGGGCAGGACAGCACGATCTCCTTCCTCGAGGTCAACACCCGCCTGCAGGTCGAGCACCCGGTCACCGAGGAGGTCACCGGCATCGACCTCGTGCGTGAGCAGTTCCGCATCGCCAACGGTGAGCCACTCGGCTACGACGACCCCACCCCGACGCGGCACTCCATCGAGTTCCGGATCAACGGCGAGGACGCCGGCCGAGGCTTCCTGCCCGCACCAGGCTTCATCACCCAGTTTCGTCCTCCGAGCGGCCCCGGGGTGCGATTCGACTCCGGTATCGAGGCCGGCCACATCGTCGGCGGAGCCTTCGACTCGATGCTGGCCAAGCTGATCGTCACCGGCCGGAACCGCAACGAGGCCTTGGAGCGCTCGCGTCGCGCGCTGGCCGAGTTCGTCGTCGACGGCATACCCACCGTGATCCCGTTCCACCGCGCGGTGATCACCGACGAGGCATTCGCCCCGACCGACCCGGCCCAACCGTTTTCCGTCCACACCCGGTGGATCGAGACCGAGTGGCACAACACCGTCGAGCCGTACTCCGGCTCGGTCGCCGAAGCGAAGCACAACGACGGCGAGCGGCAGACCATCGTCATCGAGGTCGACGGCAAACGGATCGAGGTCGCACTGCCAGGGGACCTGGCCCTGGGCGGCGGCACCGCGAAAAAGAAGGCACCCAAGCGCTCCAGCAGCAGCAAACGGAGCGCCGCCGTTTCCGGCGACGCACTCACCGCACCCATGCAGGGAACCATCGTCAAGATCGCAGTGAAGGAAGGTCAGACCGTTGAAGTCGGCGAGCTGGTCGCGGTCCTGGAGGCCATGAAGATGGAGCAGCCCATCAACGCCCACAAGTCCGGCACCATCACAGGCATCGCCGCCGCCGTCGGCGATACCGTCCCCCACGGCGCCGTCATCGTCGAGATCAAGGAGACGGGGATCTGA
- a CDS encoding acyl-CoA carboxylase subunit epsilon, whose product MGTDLQRDAASARPIALVRGGATPEELAIVMVVLARAACSTTANDLTPRRTSVWAERARLARQPLAHAPGAWRSLALPR is encoded by the coding sequence ATGGGCACCGATTTGCAGCGGGATGCCGCATCTGCGCGGCCGATCGCCCTGGTGCGCGGCGGCGCCACTCCCGAAGAGCTCGCCATTGTGATGGTCGTGCTCGCGCGTGCCGCATGCTCCACCACGGCGAACGACCTGACCCCGCGCCGTACCTCCGTCTGGGCCGAACGCGCACGCCTGGCGCGCCAACCATTGGCGCACGCACCCGGCGCCTGGCGCAGCTTGGCCCTGCCCCGCTGA
- a CDS encoding acyl-CoA carboxylase subunit beta produces MSAETVPVTETGINIHTTAGKLADLERRVDGAVHAGSARAVEKQHARGKKTARERIEMLLDEGSFVELDEFARHRSTNFGLEKTRPYGDGVVTGYGTVDGRQVCVFAQDFTVFGGSLGEVFGEKIVKVLDLAMKIGCPVIGINDSGGARIQEGVASLGLYGEIFFRNVRASGVIPQISLIMGPCAGGAVYSPAVTDFTVMVDQTSHMFITGPDVIKTVTGEDVGMEELGGARTHNARSGNAHYLGADEEDAIEYVKALLSYLPSNNLDEPPVYDAPADLAVTDADRELDTLIPDSANQPYDMHRVIEHVLDEGEFLEVQPLYAQNIVVGFGRVEGRPVGVVANQPLQFAGTLDIAASEKAARFVRTCDAFNIPVLTFVDVPGFLPGTGQEWDGIIRRGAKLIYAYAEATVPKVTVITRKAYGGAYDVMGSKHLGADLNFAWPTAQIAVMGAQGAVNILYRQELANAEDPATVRAELIAEYEDTLANPYIAAERGYVDAVIPPHETRTQMVRALRVLRSKRETLPPKKHGNIPL; encoded by the coding sequence ATGAGCGCGGAAACGGTCCCGGTGACGGAGACCGGGATCAACATCCACACCACCGCCGGGAAACTGGCGGACCTGGAGCGACGGGTCGACGGGGCGGTGCACGCCGGGTCGGCGCGGGCGGTCGAGAAGCAGCACGCGCGGGGCAAGAAGACCGCCCGGGAGCGGATCGAGATGCTGCTCGACGAGGGCTCCTTCGTCGAGCTGGACGAGTTCGCCCGGCACCGGTCCACCAACTTCGGGCTGGAGAAGACCCGCCCGTACGGGGACGGCGTGGTGACCGGCTACGGCACGGTGGACGGCCGGCAGGTCTGCGTCTTCGCGCAGGACTTCACGGTCTTCGGCGGCTCCCTCGGGGAGGTCTTCGGCGAGAAGATCGTCAAGGTGCTGGACCTGGCCATGAAGATCGGCTGCCCGGTCATCGGCATCAACGACTCCGGCGGCGCCCGCATCCAGGAGGGGGTCGCGTCCCTCGGCCTCTACGGCGAGATCTTCTTCCGCAACGTGCGGGCCAGCGGGGTCATCCCGCAGATCTCCCTCATCATGGGCCCGTGCGCGGGTGGCGCGGTCTACTCCCCGGCGGTCACCGACTTCACCGTGATGGTCGACCAGACCTCGCACATGTTCATCACCGGTCCCGACGTCATCAAGACGGTCACCGGCGAGGACGTGGGCATGGAGGAGCTGGGCGGCGCGCGGACCCACAACGCGCGCAGCGGCAACGCCCACTACCTGGGCGCCGACGAGGAGGACGCGATCGAGTACGTCAAGGCGCTGCTGTCGTACCTGCCGTCGAACAACCTGGACGAGCCGCCCGTCTACGACGCCCCGGCCGACCTGGCCGTCACCGACGCCGACCGGGAGCTGGACACGCTGATCCCGGACTCGGCCAACCAGCCGTACGACATGCACCGGGTGATCGAGCACGTCCTGGACGAGGGCGAGTTCCTGGAGGTCCAGCCGCTGTACGCGCAGAACATCGTGGTCGGCTTCGGCCGGGTCGAGGGCCGCCCGGTGGGCGTGGTCGCCAACCAGCCGCTGCAGTTCGCCGGCACCCTCGACATCGCCGCCTCGGAGAAGGCGGCCCGGTTCGTCCGGACCTGCGACGCGTTCAACATCCCCGTACTGACCTTCGTGGACGTTCCCGGCTTCCTCCCCGGCACCGGGCAGGAGTGGGACGGCATCATCCGGCGCGGCGCGAAGCTGATCTACGCGTACGCCGAGGCCACCGTCCCGAAGGTCACCGTGATCACCCGGAAGGCGTACGGCGGGGCGTACGACGTGATGGGCTCCAAGCACCTCGGCGCCGACCTGAACTTCGCCTGGCCGACCGCGCAGATCGCGGTGATGGGCGCACAGGGCGCGGTGAACATCCTCTACCGGCAGGAACTGGCGAACGCCGAGGACCCGGCAACCGTCCGCGCCGAGCTGATCGCCGAGTACGAGGACACCCTCGCCAACCCGTACATCGCCGCCGAACGCGGCTACGTCGACGCGGTCATCCCCCCACACGAAACCCGCACCCAAATGGTCCGCGCCCTGCGCGTCCTGCGCAGCAAGCGCGAGACGTTGCCGCCGAAGAAGCACGGGAACATTCCGCTGTGA
- a CDS encoding biotin transporter BioY, with protein MLTRTGATVVLGTALTALAAQVVVPIPGSPVPVTGQTFAVLFTAAALGPARGLASQVLYLALGAAGLPVFTQGAHGVHVLVGATGGYLVGFLLASLIAGAGSRRGTDRTVLRELAVMALASAAIYTCGVTWLAIVTGMGPAKAVAVGVAPFLVGDALKAALASSLLPPAWKLVTRLNSTGSAR; from the coding sequence GTGCTGACACGTACCGGCGCCACGGTCGTCCTGGGTACGGCCTTGACCGCTCTCGCCGCTCAAGTTGTCGTACCCATCCCCGGCTCGCCGGTCCCGGTAACCGGCCAGACGTTCGCGGTCCTGTTCACCGCCGCCGCCCTCGGTCCGGCCCGGGGACTGGCCAGCCAGGTGCTCTACCTGGCGCTCGGCGCCGCAGGGCTGCCCGTCTTCACGCAGGGCGCTCACGGCGTGCATGTCCTGGTCGGCGCCACCGGCGGCTACCTCGTTGGTTTCCTGCTCGCGTCGCTGATCGCAGGCGCCGGCTCGCGTCGCGGCACCGACCGGACGGTGCTTCGCGAGCTGGCAGTCATGGCGCTGGCTTCGGCGGCGATCTACACGTGCGGGGTGACCTGGCTGGCCATCGTCACCGGCATGGGTCCGGCCAAGGCGGTCGCCGTCGGTGTGGCCCCCTTCCTCGTCGGCGACGCCCTCAAGGCGGCACTGGCGTCAAGCCTCCTCCCACCGGCCTGGAAGCTGGTCACCCGCCTCAACTCCACCGGGTCCGCGCGATGA
- a CDS encoding acyl-CoA mutase large subunit family protein: protein MPVLPPARSESGLPIDAVYNESSLQGFNPKAKLGMPGEFPFTRGVYPTMYTGRPWTMRQYAGFGTARESNERYHQLVKAGTGGLSVAFDLPTQMGYDSDEPIAHGEVGKVGVAIDSLDDMRTLFRGLPLDKVSTSMTINAPASTLLLLYQLVAAEEGVAGHQLTGTIQNDVLKEYIARGTYIYPPKESLRLISDIFAYCQKEIPRWNTISISGYHMAEAGATPVQEIAFTLANAKEYVRAAIAAGLDVDDFAPRLSFFFVARTTLLEEVAKFRAARRIWARIMREEFGAKNPKSQMLRFHTQTAGVQLTAQQPEVNLMRVALQGLGAVLGGTQSLHTNSYDEAIALPTEKAARLALRTQQVIAYETDVTKTVDPFAGSYVIEAMTDDVEAAAVELIQAVEDRGGTVAAIEQGFQKSEIERSAYQTALQIDHGERTVVGVNRFILDEEEPYEPLRVDPQIEIDQRARLAALRKQRDNDAVGRALDDLRAAASGRDNVLLPMREALRQRATIGEVSHALRDVWGVYIPRDSW from the coding sequence ATGCCTGTGCTCCCGCCGGCCCGCAGCGAATCCGGGCTTCCCATCGACGCGGTCTACAACGAGTCTTCGCTGCAGGGCTTCAATCCGAAGGCCAAGCTGGGCATGCCGGGGGAGTTTCCCTTCACCCGCGGCGTCTACCCCACGATGTACACCGGCAGGCCGTGGACGATGCGCCAGTACGCGGGATTCGGCACGGCCAGGGAGTCCAACGAGCGCTACCACCAGCTGGTCAAGGCGGGCACGGGCGGCCTGTCCGTGGCCTTCGATCTACCGACGCAGATGGGCTACGACTCCGACGAGCCGATCGCGCACGGCGAGGTGGGCAAGGTCGGGGTGGCTATCGATTCCCTCGATGACATGCGGACGTTGTTCCGCGGGCTGCCATTGGACAAGGTCAGTACGTCGATGACCATCAACGCGCCGGCCTCGACGCTGCTGTTGCTCTACCAACTGGTCGCGGCGGAGGAGGGAGTCGCGGGGCACCAGCTCACGGGCACGATCCAGAACGATGTGCTCAAGGAGTACATCGCCCGGGGCACCTACATTTATCCGCCCAAGGAGTCCCTGCGGCTCATCAGCGACATCTTCGCCTACTGCCAGAAGGAAATCCCGCGCTGGAACACGATCTCCATCTCCGGCTACCACATGGCCGAGGCGGGGGCCACGCCGGTGCAGGAGATTGCCTTTACGCTGGCCAACGCCAAGGAGTACGTTCGCGCGGCCATCGCGGCCGGGCTCGATGTCGACGACTTCGCGCCGCGGCTGTCGTTCTTCTTCGTCGCCCGGACCACGCTGCTTGAGGAGGTGGCAAAGTTCCGCGCGGCGCGGCGGATCTGGGCGCGCATCATGCGGGAGGAGTTCGGCGCGAAGAACCCCAAGAGCCAGATGCTGCGCTTCCACACCCAGACCGCCGGCGTGCAGCTGACGGCCCAGCAGCCCGAGGTCAACCTGATGCGGGTGGCGCTGCAGGGGCTCGGGGCGGTGCTGGGCGGGACGCAGAGTCTGCACACGAACTCCTACGACGAGGCCATCGCACTTCCGACGGAGAAGGCTGCCCGCTTGGCGCTGCGCACGCAGCAGGTCATCGCCTACGAGACGGACGTCACCAAGACGGTCGACCCGTTCGCCGGGTCCTATGTCATCGAGGCGATGACCGATGACGTGGAGGCGGCCGCGGTGGAGCTCATCCAAGCTGTCGAAGACCGTGGGGGCACCGTGGCGGCGATCGAGCAGGGTTTCCAGAAGAGCGAGATCGAACGCTCGGCCTACCAGACCGCGCTCCAGATCGACCACGGCGAGCGGACGGTGGTGGGGGTGAACCGGTTCATTCTCGACGAGGAGGAGCCATACGAGCCCCTTCGGGTCGACCCCCAGATTGAGATCGACCAGCGTGCACGCCTCGCGGCGCTACGCAAGCAGCGTGACAACGACGCGGTCGGTCGAGCCCTAGATGACTTGCGCGCCGCGGCGTCGGGCCGCGACAACGTCCTTCTGCCGATGCGCGAGGCCCTGCGCCAGCGAGCGACGATCGGCGAGGTCAGCCATGCCCTGCGGGATGTGTGGGGCGTATACATCCCGCGCGACTCGTGGTGA
- a CDS encoding TetR family transcriptional regulator, protein MYPNIPSAAATAGEPIRDRLARAAFRLFAVQGYESTTIDDITRAAGVARRTFFRHFPSKEDVIFPDHDSVLDRVRWYLGASANTEPVFAVAEATRLIFESFMATPEQTLARYRLTREVAALRDREVASVARYERVLSDYLRGRLPNTSDAALAAHVAAASFVAAHNQVLREWLRSGGAKNPRSTLEAALATVADLTTPLIARSSRQNSQNAV, encoded by the coding sequence ATGTACCCCAACATTCCGTCGGCCGCCGCGACAGCAGGGGAGCCCATCCGGGATCGACTGGCACGAGCCGCCTTCAGGCTTTTCGCGGTCCAGGGGTACGAGAGCACGACCATCGACGACATCACGAGGGCCGCAGGCGTCGCCCGGCGCACGTTCTTCCGGCACTTCCCTTCGAAGGAAGACGTGATCTTTCCTGATCACGACTCGGTCTTGGACCGCGTGCGTTGGTACCTTGGTGCCTCAGCTAATACCGAGCCGGTCTTCGCCGTTGCCGAGGCGACCAGGCTGATCTTCGAGAGCTTCATGGCGACGCCAGAACAGACACTCGCCCGCTATCGGCTGACGCGCGAGGTGGCGGCTCTTCGAGACCGCGAGGTCGCCAGCGTCGCCAGGTACGAGCGGGTTCTCAGTGACTACCTGCGGGGCAGGCTGCCGAATACCTCCGATGCCGCCCTCGCGGCCCATGTCGCGGCCGCGTCCTTTGTCGCCGCCCACAACCAGGTACTCCGCGAGTGGCTGCGATCTGGGGGAGCAAAGAATCCCCGCTCCACCCTGGAGGCCGCATTGGCGACGGTCGCCGACCTCACGACCCCGCTGATCGCTCGTAGCAGCCGACAAAACTCACAGAACGCCGTCTGA